ATCAATGAATATCGAACAATTTTGGCGAGTTGTAAAACAACGATATTTTTAGGAGGCCAATATGACAAAAGAATTAGAAAAAAAATTGAATTTGTATCTTGCAAATCAACTTATAGACTATGTAAAAAAGCATAATCTGCACTGGAATTTAAAGGGAAGCAATTTTTTTGCACTCCATGCAAAGCTCGAAGAATTATACGATGCTGCAAACGACATTTTGGACGAAGTTGCAGAACGAATTCTTGCGCTAGGTGGCAATCCAATTTCTAACTTGCAAGAAGCGTTGTCTATTGCAACTATAAAAGAATTGGAAACAGGTCCAAAATCAACCGAGCAGACAATAAGAGCCTTGGTTTCTGATACAGACTATTGGATTAAAGATTCAAAAGAAATCGTCGAACTTGCAGAAAAAGAAGGAGACGGCGTTACTGCGGATATGTTCAACGGTTACACAAAAGAATATCAAAAATTGGCATGGATGCTAAAAGCGTACAACGGTTAATTTTTCGGTTTATTAAATTATAAAACGATTTTTTTAGGAGACTTTAAAGGTTAAATTCTTTTAAAATCTCCTTTTTTTTTATAAATTGAGAAAAATTCTTTATAAAATTTTGGCTTAGGCAATGGCGGGGCGGCAAAGCCGTCGACCGCAGGAGCAAAGCGACGAGGACGATGAGCGTTAGCGAACCCCAGAACTGCCGACGGTGCAAAGCACCGTAAGCTCCCCCTTTTTAAGTTTTTGAATCTCTGGAATTGTAAAGTATTTAAAAAAAAGATAGCAAAGCCGAATTTTGCGGGACATAAAAGTTTTTTAGAACTTTGCAGTTGACTTTAATCGCAATAACACTTATATACAAAGCGAATTGGAGCAAAAAGCCGCTCGAAAATTAAACTGGATTGCGACATATAAGCAGTTCTAAAAGGGGCAAGGGCTAGCGCAATTTGCAGGAGAAAAAATGGCCATTGGATACGCTTGCCTTACAGTCGGTGTTGAAGGCGTGAATTACAAAACGTGCCGCAAAGAAAACGCTGACGAAAAAACTCTCAAAGACATCATCGAGTCAAATTTAGCGTGCATGGATAAAATGTTAGACTACAACATTCAAAACAGCATAAAGATGATGAGAATCACTTCCGACATAATTCCTTTCGGCTCGCATCCCGTCAATCAACTAAAATGGTGGGAAATATATAAAAATCCTCTTATGCTGCTTGGAAAAAAGGCAAAAGACAACGGAATAAGGCTTTCAATGCATCCGGGGCAGTATACGGTTCTCAACTCTCCAAACGAGGATGTTGTAGAAAAAGCGATCTTGGACCTTATGTATCATACAAGATTTTTAGACAGCCTTGAACTTGCAAAAAGCAGCAAAATGATTCTTCACATAGGCGGCGCGTACGGCAACAAGCAGGAAGCGTTGGAGCGATTTGCAGAAAACTACAAAAAATTAGACGAACGAATTAAAAACAGGCTCGTTATAGAAAATGACGACAAGATTTTTACAATCAGCGAAGTGCTAAATCTGGGACTTGCCTTGAATATCCCTGTCATCTACGATAATTTGCACAACAAGATAAATCCAAGTGGAAGCGAAAGCGACAAATTTTGGATTAAAAAAGTGAGCGAAACTTGGACTATAGAAGACGGAAGGCAGAAAATTCATTATTCTGAGCAGGCAAAAGATAAAAATCCTGGCTCGCATTCTGCAACTATCGACGCAAAAACATTTTCGCAATTTTACAAAGATGTAGACGGCGACAAAATAGACATAATGCTCGAAGTAAAAGACAAAAATCTTTCGGCGGTAAAAGCGATAAATGCCGTGCAAAAGTCTAACATCGCAGCGCTTGAAAAAGAGTGGGCAAGGTATAAATATCTTGTGCTTGAGCATTCTCCTGCAAACTACAGCAAAATACGCCAACTGCTAAAAGATAAAAACTCTTATCCGGTTTTTGAATTTTACGATTTAATCGACAGCGCTCTCGAAAATCAGGGGACTACAGGGCAAATTGTAAACGCCGCTCAGCACGTCTGGGGCTACTTTGATAGACTTACAGATAAAAAAACACGCGATAAGGTTAAAAGGCAAATCGAAAAAGCCGCTGCGGGAAACAAGGCTAATTCTTTGAAAAAGGCTCTTTGGATTCTTGCAAAAGAACACAATCAAAAATATCTGCTCGAAAGTTTGTATTTTAAGGATATTCTGTAAGAATAAGAGCATATCTTAATATCTAAGAATAATTTAGTGGAAAAAGGTTATATAAAAATTTATTTTAAAAGGCTATTCAACGAGGAGATTTAATTATGAAATTAATTGTGATTGATATTCAAAAGGGAATAACAAATAAAAAACTATATGATTTTGAAAATTTTATTAAGAACACTCAAAAAATAATAGATGCTGCCAGAGCAGATAAGGTCGAAGTTATTTATGTTCAACATGACGATGGGGTAGGGAGTGGGTTTTCAAAAGGTGATGTAGATTTTGAAATTGCAACCGAAGTAAGCCCTAAGAAAAACGAAAAAGTTTATATCAAACAGTTTAATAGTGCTTTTTGTAATAAAAATTTTGCGGACTATCTTGCTGCTGAAAAAGAAAATACTTTGATTATAGTAGGCTTGCAAACAAATTTTTGTATAGATGCAACTGTAAAGTCAGCATTCGACCGCGGATATAAAGTTATAATTCCAAAAGGCACAAATTCGACTTTTGATAACGATTATATGGACGGGCAAACAACATATCGCTATTACAACGAGATGATTTGGCCTAGAAACTTTGCAAGTGTTATCTCTGTAGAAGAAACTATAAAATTATTTACCGAATAATATCACAATTTGCGAAAGTAAAATAAAGGGCGGCTTTTTGCGGCACTTGCGTCCCGCAAAAAGCGGGCTTTACGGGGTTCCGCTTTCGCTACATTGGCGACAAGTCGCCAACGCTTCGCGCCCCTCCAATCCCTGCCGCTGTAAGCTCGCAGGAGGGCAACGGGGCTACAAGTAGACCCTGCCGCATTGTCGCACACGGCGGTGCTACATATTACAGTTTCCAGCTAGCAGCTTTTTGTCGGCTTTCTACAAACCGTGCATAAATTCCGCCATTTTGCATTAGCTTTTCGTGCTTACCCATTTCGGCGATTTTTCCGCTGTCTATAACTACAATATTGTCCGCATTGCGCACAGTTTTTAGTCGGTGAGCAATCATTATTATCGTTTTGCTCTTTGTAAGCTCTTCGATTGCGTGTATTAAATCCGCCTCATTTTCCGGGTCAACATTTGCGGTAGCTTCGTCCAAAATTATTATCGGGCTGTCTTTCATTATTGCTCGTGCAATAGAAATTCTCTGCTTTTCGCCACCGCTCAAACTTGCTCCACCTTCGCCAATTACAGTGTCGTAGCCGTCTGGCAGATTCATTATAAAATCGTGGCAGCAAGCTTTTTTTGCCGCTTCTATTATTTTTTCGCGCGGAGCATTGTTTTGACCAAATGCGATGTTGTTTGCAATCGTGTCTTTAAATAGATATACATTTTGGAAAACGAAACTAAAGTTTTTCATCAAATCGTCGTATTTGTAAGCTTTTATGTTTTTACCTTTAAGATAAATCGCTCCTGCGTCTACGTCCCAAAATCTGCTTATCAAATGGCAAAGTGTAGTTTTTCCGCTTCCAGAAGAACCAACAAAGGCAGTTGAACTTCCAAGTGGAATTTTTAAGCTTATGTCGTTTATGATTTTTTTGTTTTCATAACTAAAATCAATATCGCTGATTAAAATGCTCTTATCATCGTCAATTTTAGAATTTTTGCCTTGCATTTGTGTTCCGTCCAAATCCATCGTAGGCGTTTTTAA
This portion of the Treponema pectinovorum genome encodes:
- the uvsE gene encoding UV DNA damage repair endonuclease UvsE — its product is MAIGYACLTVGVEGVNYKTCRKENADEKTLKDIIESNLACMDKMLDYNIQNSIKMMRITSDIIPFGSHPVNQLKWWEIYKNPLMLLGKKAKDNGIRLSMHPGQYTVLNSPNEDVVEKAILDLMYHTRFLDSLELAKSSKMILHIGGAYGNKQEALERFAENYKKLDERIKNRLVIENDDKIFTISEVLNLGLALNIPVIYDNLHNKINPSGSESDKFWIKKVSETWTIEDGRQKIHYSEQAKDKNPGSHSATIDAKTFSQFYKDVDGDKIDIMLEVKDKNLSAVKAINAVQKSNIAALEKEWARYKYLVLEHSPANYSKIRQLLKDKNSYPVFEFYDLIDSALENQGTTGQIVNAAQHVWGYFDRLTDKKTRDKVKRQIEKAAAGNKANSLKKALWILAKEHNQKYLLESLYFKDIL
- a CDS encoding cysteine hydrolase family protein, coding for MKLIVIDIQKGITNKKLYDFENFIKNTQKIIDAARADKVEVIYVQHDDGVGSGFSKGDVDFEIATEVSPKKNEKVYIKQFNSAFCNKNFADYLAAEKENTLIIVGLQTNFCIDATVKSAFDRGYKVIIPKGTNSTFDNDYMDGQTTYRYYNEMIWPRNFASVISVEETIKLFTE
- a CDS encoding Dps family protein yields the protein MTKELEKKLNLYLANQLIDYVKKHNLHWNLKGSNFFALHAKLEELYDAANDILDEVAERILALGGNPISNLQEALSIATIKELETGPKSTEQTIRALVSDTDYWIKDSKEIVELAEKEGDGVTADMFNGYTKEYQKLAWMLKAYNG